A window of the Melospiza melodia melodia isolate bMelMel2 chromosome 25, bMelMel2.pri, whole genome shotgun sequence genome harbors these coding sequences:
- the ARNT gene encoding aryl hydrocarbon receptor nuclear translocator isoform X8, with translation MAATAASAEMASDVSSLGAAVGSGSAGSGAQAGAAQRPSKRRPGLDFDDDGEGNSKFLRCDDDPMPNDKERFARENHSEIERRRRNKMTAYITELSDMVPTCSALARKPDKLTILRMAVSHMKSLRGTGNTSTDGTYKPSFLTDQELKHLILEAADGFLFIVSCETGRVVYVSDSVTPVLNQPQSEWFGSTLYEQVHPDDVGKLREQLSTSENALTGRILDLKTGTVKKEGQQSMRMCMGSRRSFICRMRCGNSSVDPVAVNRLSFMRNRCRNGLGAAKDGEPHYVVVHCTGYIKAWPPAGVSLPDDDPDAGQGSKFCLVAIGRLQVTSSPNCTDMNNVCQPTEFISRHNTEGIFTFIDHRCVATVGYQPQELLGKDIVDFCHPEDQQLLRDSFQQVVKLKGQVLSVMFRFRSKSREWLWMRTSSFTFQNPYSDEIEYIICTNTNVKNSSQESRPALANSMPRPQLGQSVSLPLDMGTAPLPSRQQQPPQAELEVGPGRESLAGYEHSQVPVQPVSAAGPEHSKPLEKAESLFSQERDPRFGEIFPGISTDESKAIPASTMPANPPLFAQGNTFTAARPAENFRSSSMVPPVNIIQQQQPSPSGRILSQISRHSSPAQVSGTTWAPGTRPVFTAQQVASQTVKTRPPSFGMGTFQGTPSSFSSMAAPGSTASPTTAPYPALASRGTGFTTEAAQSPAPFQPRAADAVGMWPQWQGQHHGPAPGEQHVQQPQPSQPEVFPDMLTMLGDQGPNYNNEEFPELNIFPSFSE, from the exons AGATGGCATCCGACGTGTCCTCGCTGGGTGCAGCCGTCGGCTCCGGGAGCGCTGGCTcgggagcccaggctggagcagctcagaGACCCAGCAAGAGACGGCCTGG gcTCGATTTTGATGATGATGGAGAAGGGAACAGTAAATTCCTCAG ATGTGATGATGACCCGATGCCAAACGATAAAGAGAGATTTGCCAG ggagaaCCACAGCGAGATCGAGCGCAGGAGGAGGAACAAGATGACAGCCTACATCACGGAGCTGTCCGACATGGTGCCCACGTGCAGCGCCCTGGCCCGCAAGCCGGACAAGCTGACCATCCTGCGCATGGCCGTGTCCCACATGAAATCCCTGCGTGGCACCGGCAACACCTCCACGGATGGCACCTACAAACCCTCCTTCCTCACCGACCAG GAGCTCAAACACCTGATCCTGGAGGCAGCTGATGGCTTCCTGTTCATCGTGTCGTGCGAGACGGGCCGCGTGGTGTACGTGTCGGACTCGGTGACGCCGGTGCTGAACCAGCCTCAGTCCGAGTGGTTCGGCAGCACCCTGTACGAGCAGGTGCACCCCGACGATGTGGGCAAGCTCAGGGAGCAGCTCTCCACCTCTGAGAACGCCCTCACAG gtCGTATCCTCGATTTGAAGACGGGGACTGTGAAGAAGGAAGGGCAGCAGTCCATGAGGATGTGCATGGGCTCCAGGAGATCTTTCATATGCAGGATGAG GTGTGGCAACAGCTCTGTGGATCCGGTCGCTGTCAATCGTCTGAGCTTCATGAGGAATCGCTGCAG GAATGGTTTAGGTGCAGCCAAGGATGGAGAACCCCACTACGTCGTTGTGCACTGCACAGGCTACATCAAAGCCTGGCCCCCAGCAG GTGTTTCCCTGCCTGATGATGACCCTGACGCTGGCCAGGGCAGCAAGTTCTGCCTGGTGGCCATTGGCAGGCTCCAG GTGACCAGCTCCCCCAACTGCACAGACATGAACAATGTCTGCCAGCCCACAGAGTTCATCTCCCGACACAACACCGAAGGAATTTTCACCTTCATCGACCACCGGTGCGTGGCCACCGTGGGAtaccagccccag GAACTCTTGGGGAAAGACATTGTGgatttctgccatccagaagaccaACAGCTTTTACGGGACAGTTTTCAGCAG GTGGTGAAGTTAAAAGGGCAGGTGCTGTCGGTCATGTTCCGCTTCCGATCCAAGAGCCGCGAGTGGCTGTGGATGAGAACGAGCTCGTTCACCTTCCAGAACCCCTACTCGGATGAGATCGAGTACATCATCTGCACCAACACCAACGTCAA GAACTCGAGCCAGGAGTCCCGGCCTGCCCTGGCAAACTCCATGCCAAGGCCTCAGCTGGGGCAGAGCGTCAGCCTTCCCCTGGAcatgggcacagccccactgccctcAAG gcagcagcagccacctcAGGCAGAGCTGGAAGTGGGCCCAGGAAGGGAGAGCTTGGCTGGCTATGAGCACTCACAG GTACCTGTCCAGCCCGTGAGTGCTGCTGGCCCCGAGCACAGCAAGCCCCTGGAGAAGGCTGAGAGCCTGTTCAGCCAGGAGAGGGACCCACGCTTCGGGGAGATCTTCCCTGGCATCAGCACAG ATGAGAGCAAAGCCATCCCTGCCAGCACCATGCCAGCCAACCCTCCCCTCTTTGCCCAGGGCAACACCTTCACTGCTGCACGGCCTGCTGAGAACTTCAG gagcagcagcatggTGCCTCCAGTGAACAtcatccagcagcagcagccctcgcCCTCCGGCCGGATCCTGTCCCAGATCTCCCGGCACTCCAGCCCAGCTCAGGTCAGCGGCACCACCTGGGCTCCAGGGACACGGCCGGTGTTCACAGCCCAG CAAGTGGCATCTCAGACAGTGAAGACACGACCTCCTTCCTTTGGCATGGGGACATTCCAGGGCACGCCGTCGTCCTTCAGCTCCATGGCAGCGCCGGGATCGACGGCGTCTCCCACCACGGCGCCGTACCCAGCCCTGGCCAGCCGTGGCACAGGCTTCA CCACAGAGGCAGCCCAGAGCCCGGCCCCGTTCCAGCCCCGCGCCGCCGACGCCGTGGGAATGTGGCCACagtggcagggacagcaccacGGCCCAGCACCCGGGGAGCAGCAcgtgcagcagccccagcccagccagcccgAGGTCTTCCCA GACATGCTGACCATGTTGGGGGACCAAGGCCCCAACTACAACAACGAAGAATTCCCAGAGTTGAACATATTCCCTTCTTTTTCTGAATAA
- the ARNT gene encoding aryl hydrocarbon receptor nuclear translocator isoform X1, whose product MAATAASAEMASDVSSLGAAVGSGSAGSGAQAGAAQRPSKRRPGLDFDDDGEGNSKFLRCDDDPMPNDKERFARSDDEQSSADKERLARENHSEIERRRRNKMTAYITELSDMVPTCSALARKPDKLTILRMAVSHMKSLRGTGNTSTDGTYKPSFLTDQELKHLILEAADGFLFIVSCETGRVVYVSDSVTPVLNQPQSEWFGSTLYEQVHPDDVGKLREQLSTSENALTEGTKPWCLSTKDAAAPPESASKGRILDLKTGTVKKEGQQSMRMCMGSRRSFICRMRCGNSSVDPVAVNRLSFMRNRCRNGLGAAKDGEPHYVVVHCTGYIKAWPPAGVSLPDDDPDAGQGSKFCLVAIGRLQVTSSPNCTDMNNVCQPTEFISRHNTEGIFTFIDHRCVATVGYQPQELLGKDIVDFCHPEDQQLLRDSFQQVVKLKGQVLSVMFRFRSKSREWLWMRTSSFTFQNPYSDEIEYIICTNTNVKNSSQESRPALANSMPRPQLGQSVSLPLDMGTAPLPSRQQQPPQAELEVGPGRESLAGYEHSQVPVQPVSAAGPEHSKPLEKAESLFSQERDPRFGEIFPGISTDESKAIPASTMPANPPLFAQGNTFTAARPAENFRSSSMVPPVNIIQQQQPSPSGRILSQISRHSSPAQVSGTTWAPGTRPVFTAQQVASQTVKTRPPSFGMGTFQGTPSSFSSMAAPGSTASPTTAPYPALASRGTGFTATEAAQSPAPFQPRAADAVGMWPQWQGQHHGPAPGEQHVQQPQPSQPEVFPDMLTMLGDQGPNYNNEEFPELNIFPSFSE is encoded by the exons AGATGGCATCCGACGTGTCCTCGCTGGGTGCAGCCGTCGGCTCCGGGAGCGCTGGCTcgggagcccaggctggagcagctcagaGACCCAGCAAGAGACGGCCTGG gcTCGATTTTGATGATGATGGAGAAGGGAACAGTAAATTCCTCAG ATGTGATGATGACCCGATGCCAAACGATAAAGAGAGATTTGCCAG GTCTGATGATGAGCAGAGTTCAGCGGATAAGGAGAGACTTGCCAG ggagaaCCACAGCGAGATCGAGCGCAGGAGGAGGAACAAGATGACAGCCTACATCACGGAGCTGTCCGACATGGTGCCCACGTGCAGCGCCCTGGCCCGCAAGCCGGACAAGCTGACCATCCTGCGCATGGCCGTGTCCCACATGAAATCCCTGCGTGGCACCGGCAACACCTCCACGGATGGCACCTACAAACCCTCCTTCCTCACCGACCAG GAGCTCAAACACCTGATCCTGGAGGCAGCTGATGGCTTCCTGTTCATCGTGTCGTGCGAGACGGGCCGCGTGGTGTACGTGTCGGACTCGGTGACGCCGGTGCTGAACCAGCCTCAGTCCGAGTGGTTCGGCAGCACCCTGTACGAGCAGGTGCACCCCGACGATGTGGGCAAGCTCAGGGAGCAGCTCTCCACCTCTGAGAACGCCCTCACAG AGGGAACCAAGCCCTGGTGCCTTTCTACCAAGGATGCTGCAGCCCCCCCCGAGAGTGCATCTAAAG gtCGTATCCTCGATTTGAAGACGGGGACTGTGAAGAAGGAAGGGCAGCAGTCCATGAGGATGTGCATGGGCTCCAGGAGATCTTTCATATGCAGGATGAG GTGTGGCAACAGCTCTGTGGATCCGGTCGCTGTCAATCGTCTGAGCTTCATGAGGAATCGCTGCAG GAATGGTTTAGGTGCAGCCAAGGATGGAGAACCCCACTACGTCGTTGTGCACTGCACAGGCTACATCAAAGCCTGGCCCCCAGCAG GTGTTTCCCTGCCTGATGATGACCCTGACGCTGGCCAGGGCAGCAAGTTCTGCCTGGTGGCCATTGGCAGGCTCCAG GTGACCAGCTCCCCCAACTGCACAGACATGAACAATGTCTGCCAGCCCACAGAGTTCATCTCCCGACACAACACCGAAGGAATTTTCACCTTCATCGACCACCGGTGCGTGGCCACCGTGGGAtaccagccccag GAACTCTTGGGGAAAGACATTGTGgatttctgccatccagaagaccaACAGCTTTTACGGGACAGTTTTCAGCAG GTGGTGAAGTTAAAAGGGCAGGTGCTGTCGGTCATGTTCCGCTTCCGATCCAAGAGCCGCGAGTGGCTGTGGATGAGAACGAGCTCGTTCACCTTCCAGAACCCCTACTCGGATGAGATCGAGTACATCATCTGCACCAACACCAACGTCAA GAACTCGAGCCAGGAGTCCCGGCCTGCCCTGGCAAACTCCATGCCAAGGCCTCAGCTGGGGCAGAGCGTCAGCCTTCCCCTGGAcatgggcacagccccactgccctcAAG gcagcagcagccacctcAGGCAGAGCTGGAAGTGGGCCCAGGAAGGGAGAGCTTGGCTGGCTATGAGCACTCACAG GTACCTGTCCAGCCCGTGAGTGCTGCTGGCCCCGAGCACAGCAAGCCCCTGGAGAAGGCTGAGAGCCTGTTCAGCCAGGAGAGGGACCCACGCTTCGGGGAGATCTTCCCTGGCATCAGCACAG ATGAGAGCAAAGCCATCCCTGCCAGCACCATGCCAGCCAACCCTCCCCTCTTTGCCCAGGGCAACACCTTCACTGCTGCACGGCCTGCTGAGAACTTCAG gagcagcagcatggTGCCTCCAGTGAACAtcatccagcagcagcagccctcgcCCTCCGGCCGGATCCTGTCCCAGATCTCCCGGCACTCCAGCCCAGCTCAGGTCAGCGGCACCACCTGGGCTCCAGGGACACGGCCGGTGTTCACAGCCCAG CAAGTGGCATCTCAGACAGTGAAGACACGACCTCCTTCCTTTGGCATGGGGACATTCCAGGGCACGCCGTCGTCCTTCAGCTCCATGGCAGCGCCGGGATCGACGGCGTCTCCCACCACGGCGCCGTACCCAGCCCTGGCCAGCCGTGGCACAGGCTTCA CAGCCACAGAGGCAGCCCAGAGCCCGGCCCCGTTCCAGCCCCGCGCCGCCGACGCCGTGGGAATGTGGCCACagtggcagggacagcaccacGGCCCAGCACCCGGGGAGCAGCAcgtgcagcagccccagcccagccagcccgAGGTCTTCCCA GACATGCTGACCATGTTGGGGGACCAAGGCCCCAACTACAACAACGAAGAATTCCCAGAGTTGAACATATTCCCTTCTTTTTCTGAATAA
- the ARNT gene encoding aryl hydrocarbon receptor nuclear translocator isoform X2 — MAATAASAEMASDVSSLGAAVGSGSAGSGAQAGAAQRPSKRRPGLDFDDDGEGNSKFLRCDDDPMPNDKERFARSDDEQSSADKERLARENHSEIERRRRNKMTAYITELSDMVPTCSALARKPDKLTILRMAVSHMKSLRGTGNTSTDGTYKPSFLTDQELKHLILEAADGFLFIVSCETGRVVYVSDSVTPVLNQPQSEWFGSTLYEQVHPDDVGKLREQLSTSENALTEGTKPWCLSTKDAAAPPESASKGRILDLKTGTVKKEGQQSMRMCMGSRRSFICRMRCGNSSVDPVAVNRLSFMRNRCRNGLGAAKDGEPHYVVVHCTGYIKAWPPAGVSLPDDDPDAGQGSKFCLVAIGRLQVTSSPNCTDMNNVCQPTEFISRHNTEGIFTFIDHRCVATVGYQPQELLGKDIVDFCHPEDQQLLRDSFQQVVKLKGQVLSVMFRFRSKSREWLWMRTSSFTFQNPYSDEIEYIICTNTNVKNSSQESRPALANSMPRPQLGQSVSLPLDMGTAPLPSRQQQPPQAELEVGPGRESLAGYEHSQVPVQPVSAAGPEHSKPLEKAESLFSQERDPRFGEIFPGISTDESKAIPASTMPANPPLFAQGNTFTAARPAENFRSSSMVPPVNIIQQQQPSPSGRILSQISRHSSPAQVSGTTWAPGTRPVFTAQQVASQTVKTRPPSFGMGTFQGTPSSFSSMAAPGSTASPTTAPYPALASRGTGFTTEAAQSPAPFQPRAADAVGMWPQWQGQHHGPAPGEQHVQQPQPSQPEVFPDMLTMLGDQGPNYNNEEFPELNIFPSFSE, encoded by the exons AGATGGCATCCGACGTGTCCTCGCTGGGTGCAGCCGTCGGCTCCGGGAGCGCTGGCTcgggagcccaggctggagcagctcagaGACCCAGCAAGAGACGGCCTGG gcTCGATTTTGATGATGATGGAGAAGGGAACAGTAAATTCCTCAG ATGTGATGATGACCCGATGCCAAACGATAAAGAGAGATTTGCCAG GTCTGATGATGAGCAGAGTTCAGCGGATAAGGAGAGACTTGCCAG ggagaaCCACAGCGAGATCGAGCGCAGGAGGAGGAACAAGATGACAGCCTACATCACGGAGCTGTCCGACATGGTGCCCACGTGCAGCGCCCTGGCCCGCAAGCCGGACAAGCTGACCATCCTGCGCATGGCCGTGTCCCACATGAAATCCCTGCGTGGCACCGGCAACACCTCCACGGATGGCACCTACAAACCCTCCTTCCTCACCGACCAG GAGCTCAAACACCTGATCCTGGAGGCAGCTGATGGCTTCCTGTTCATCGTGTCGTGCGAGACGGGCCGCGTGGTGTACGTGTCGGACTCGGTGACGCCGGTGCTGAACCAGCCTCAGTCCGAGTGGTTCGGCAGCACCCTGTACGAGCAGGTGCACCCCGACGATGTGGGCAAGCTCAGGGAGCAGCTCTCCACCTCTGAGAACGCCCTCACAG AGGGAACCAAGCCCTGGTGCCTTTCTACCAAGGATGCTGCAGCCCCCCCCGAGAGTGCATCTAAAG gtCGTATCCTCGATTTGAAGACGGGGACTGTGAAGAAGGAAGGGCAGCAGTCCATGAGGATGTGCATGGGCTCCAGGAGATCTTTCATATGCAGGATGAG GTGTGGCAACAGCTCTGTGGATCCGGTCGCTGTCAATCGTCTGAGCTTCATGAGGAATCGCTGCAG GAATGGTTTAGGTGCAGCCAAGGATGGAGAACCCCACTACGTCGTTGTGCACTGCACAGGCTACATCAAAGCCTGGCCCCCAGCAG GTGTTTCCCTGCCTGATGATGACCCTGACGCTGGCCAGGGCAGCAAGTTCTGCCTGGTGGCCATTGGCAGGCTCCAG GTGACCAGCTCCCCCAACTGCACAGACATGAACAATGTCTGCCAGCCCACAGAGTTCATCTCCCGACACAACACCGAAGGAATTTTCACCTTCATCGACCACCGGTGCGTGGCCACCGTGGGAtaccagccccag GAACTCTTGGGGAAAGACATTGTGgatttctgccatccagaagaccaACAGCTTTTACGGGACAGTTTTCAGCAG GTGGTGAAGTTAAAAGGGCAGGTGCTGTCGGTCATGTTCCGCTTCCGATCCAAGAGCCGCGAGTGGCTGTGGATGAGAACGAGCTCGTTCACCTTCCAGAACCCCTACTCGGATGAGATCGAGTACATCATCTGCACCAACACCAACGTCAA GAACTCGAGCCAGGAGTCCCGGCCTGCCCTGGCAAACTCCATGCCAAGGCCTCAGCTGGGGCAGAGCGTCAGCCTTCCCCTGGAcatgggcacagccccactgccctcAAG gcagcagcagccacctcAGGCAGAGCTGGAAGTGGGCCCAGGAAGGGAGAGCTTGGCTGGCTATGAGCACTCACAG GTACCTGTCCAGCCCGTGAGTGCTGCTGGCCCCGAGCACAGCAAGCCCCTGGAGAAGGCTGAGAGCCTGTTCAGCCAGGAGAGGGACCCACGCTTCGGGGAGATCTTCCCTGGCATCAGCACAG ATGAGAGCAAAGCCATCCCTGCCAGCACCATGCCAGCCAACCCTCCCCTCTTTGCCCAGGGCAACACCTTCACTGCTGCACGGCCTGCTGAGAACTTCAG gagcagcagcatggTGCCTCCAGTGAACAtcatccagcagcagcagccctcgcCCTCCGGCCGGATCCTGTCCCAGATCTCCCGGCACTCCAGCCCAGCTCAGGTCAGCGGCACCACCTGGGCTCCAGGGACACGGCCGGTGTTCACAGCCCAG CAAGTGGCATCTCAGACAGTGAAGACACGACCTCCTTCCTTTGGCATGGGGACATTCCAGGGCACGCCGTCGTCCTTCAGCTCCATGGCAGCGCCGGGATCGACGGCGTCTCCCACCACGGCGCCGTACCCAGCCCTGGCCAGCCGTGGCACAGGCTTCA CCACAGAGGCAGCCCAGAGCCCGGCCCCGTTCCAGCCCCGCGCCGCCGACGCCGTGGGAATGTGGCCACagtggcagggacagcaccacGGCCCAGCACCCGGGGAGCAGCAcgtgcagcagccccagcccagccagcccgAGGTCTTCCCA GACATGCTGACCATGTTGGGGGACCAAGGCCCCAACTACAACAACGAAGAATTCCCAGAGTTGAACATATTCCCTTCTTTTTCTGAATAA
- the ARNT gene encoding aryl hydrocarbon receptor nuclear translocator isoform X7, whose amino-acid sequence MAATAASAEMASDVSSLGAAVGSGSAGSGAQAGAAQRPSKRRPGLDFDDDGEGNSKFLRCDDDPMPNDKERFARENHSEIERRRRNKMTAYITELSDMVPTCSALARKPDKLTILRMAVSHMKSLRGTGNTSTDGTYKPSFLTDQELKHLILEAADGFLFIVSCETGRVVYVSDSVTPVLNQPQSEWFGSTLYEQVHPDDVGKLREQLSTSENALTGRILDLKTGTVKKEGQQSMRMCMGSRRSFICRMRCGNSSVDPVAVNRLSFMRNRCRNGLGAAKDGEPHYVVVHCTGYIKAWPPAGVSLPDDDPDAGQGSKFCLVAIGRLQVTSSPNCTDMNNVCQPTEFISRHNTEGIFTFIDHRCVATVGYQPQELLGKDIVDFCHPEDQQLLRDSFQQVVKLKGQVLSVMFRFRSKSREWLWMRTSSFTFQNPYSDEIEYIICTNTNVKNSSQESRPALANSMPRPQLGQSVSLPLDMGTAPLPSRQQQPPQAELEVGPGRESLAGYEHSQVPVQPVSAAGPEHSKPLEKAESLFSQERDPRFGEIFPGISTDESKAIPASTMPANPPLFAQGNTFTAARPAENFRSSSMVPPVNIIQQQQPSPSGRILSQISRHSSPAQVSGTTWAPGTRPVFTAQQVASQTVKTRPPSFGMGTFQGTPSSFSSMAAPGSTASPTTAPYPALASRGTGFTATEAAQSPAPFQPRAADAVGMWPQWQGQHHGPAPGEQHVQQPQPSQPEVFPDMLTMLGDQGPNYNNEEFPELNIFPSFSE is encoded by the exons AGATGGCATCCGACGTGTCCTCGCTGGGTGCAGCCGTCGGCTCCGGGAGCGCTGGCTcgggagcccaggctggagcagctcagaGACCCAGCAAGAGACGGCCTGG gcTCGATTTTGATGATGATGGAGAAGGGAACAGTAAATTCCTCAG ATGTGATGATGACCCGATGCCAAACGATAAAGAGAGATTTGCCAG ggagaaCCACAGCGAGATCGAGCGCAGGAGGAGGAACAAGATGACAGCCTACATCACGGAGCTGTCCGACATGGTGCCCACGTGCAGCGCCCTGGCCCGCAAGCCGGACAAGCTGACCATCCTGCGCATGGCCGTGTCCCACATGAAATCCCTGCGTGGCACCGGCAACACCTCCACGGATGGCACCTACAAACCCTCCTTCCTCACCGACCAG GAGCTCAAACACCTGATCCTGGAGGCAGCTGATGGCTTCCTGTTCATCGTGTCGTGCGAGACGGGCCGCGTGGTGTACGTGTCGGACTCGGTGACGCCGGTGCTGAACCAGCCTCAGTCCGAGTGGTTCGGCAGCACCCTGTACGAGCAGGTGCACCCCGACGATGTGGGCAAGCTCAGGGAGCAGCTCTCCACCTCTGAGAACGCCCTCACAG gtCGTATCCTCGATTTGAAGACGGGGACTGTGAAGAAGGAAGGGCAGCAGTCCATGAGGATGTGCATGGGCTCCAGGAGATCTTTCATATGCAGGATGAG GTGTGGCAACAGCTCTGTGGATCCGGTCGCTGTCAATCGTCTGAGCTTCATGAGGAATCGCTGCAG GAATGGTTTAGGTGCAGCCAAGGATGGAGAACCCCACTACGTCGTTGTGCACTGCACAGGCTACATCAAAGCCTGGCCCCCAGCAG GTGTTTCCCTGCCTGATGATGACCCTGACGCTGGCCAGGGCAGCAAGTTCTGCCTGGTGGCCATTGGCAGGCTCCAG GTGACCAGCTCCCCCAACTGCACAGACATGAACAATGTCTGCCAGCCCACAGAGTTCATCTCCCGACACAACACCGAAGGAATTTTCACCTTCATCGACCACCGGTGCGTGGCCACCGTGGGAtaccagccccag GAACTCTTGGGGAAAGACATTGTGgatttctgccatccagaagaccaACAGCTTTTACGGGACAGTTTTCAGCAG GTGGTGAAGTTAAAAGGGCAGGTGCTGTCGGTCATGTTCCGCTTCCGATCCAAGAGCCGCGAGTGGCTGTGGATGAGAACGAGCTCGTTCACCTTCCAGAACCCCTACTCGGATGAGATCGAGTACATCATCTGCACCAACACCAACGTCAA GAACTCGAGCCAGGAGTCCCGGCCTGCCCTGGCAAACTCCATGCCAAGGCCTCAGCTGGGGCAGAGCGTCAGCCTTCCCCTGGAcatgggcacagccccactgccctcAAG gcagcagcagccacctcAGGCAGAGCTGGAAGTGGGCCCAGGAAGGGAGAGCTTGGCTGGCTATGAGCACTCACAG GTACCTGTCCAGCCCGTGAGTGCTGCTGGCCCCGAGCACAGCAAGCCCCTGGAGAAGGCTGAGAGCCTGTTCAGCCAGGAGAGGGACCCACGCTTCGGGGAGATCTTCCCTGGCATCAGCACAG ATGAGAGCAAAGCCATCCCTGCCAGCACCATGCCAGCCAACCCTCCCCTCTTTGCCCAGGGCAACACCTTCACTGCTGCACGGCCTGCTGAGAACTTCAG gagcagcagcatggTGCCTCCAGTGAACAtcatccagcagcagcagccctcgcCCTCCGGCCGGATCCTGTCCCAGATCTCCCGGCACTCCAGCCCAGCTCAGGTCAGCGGCACCACCTGGGCTCCAGGGACACGGCCGGTGTTCACAGCCCAG CAAGTGGCATCTCAGACAGTGAAGACACGACCTCCTTCCTTTGGCATGGGGACATTCCAGGGCACGCCGTCGTCCTTCAGCTCCATGGCAGCGCCGGGATCGACGGCGTCTCCCACCACGGCGCCGTACCCAGCCCTGGCCAGCCGTGGCACAGGCTTCA CAGCCACAGAGGCAGCCCAGAGCCCGGCCCCGTTCCAGCCCCGCGCCGCCGACGCCGTGGGAATGTGGCCACagtggcagggacagcaccacGGCCCAGCACCCGGGGAGCAGCAcgtgcagcagccccagcccagccagcccgAGGTCTTCCCA GACATGCTGACCATGTTGGGGGACCAAGGCCCCAACTACAACAACGAAGAATTCCCAGAGTTGAACATATTCCCTTCTTTTTCTGAATAA